The genomic segment TGCGTGAAAAACTTCTTCGGCCATTTCCGCCGCCCGGCCAAGCAGTTCGGGCGAACGGCCAAATAGCTGTATCGCTATCGGTTTGTCCGCCATGAGCAAGGACGCATTGCTATCAAGCCTTGCCCTGGGGAAATGCAATAACCCGGCGGCACTTATCATCTCCGAAAAGACAAGGCCGCAACCTTCCTCGCGGCAGATTCGGCGGAAAGCATGGTCGGTAATTCCGGCCATGGGCGCCAGAAGCAGCCTGTTGCCAGAAACAAAATTACCGATGATCAATAAACTTTTTTTCAAGTTCACTTTGTTTCCCCATCAGGAAGAAAAAATAATTCCTCGGAGGGTACTTCGAGAACAGCCACAATCAATTCGAGGATACGAGGTTCGGGCTTTCTCAAACCTCTTTCTATATGGCTGAGCATGGTAACCGAAATATCAATCTTCTCTGCCAGTTCCTGCTGCGTGAAACCCTTCAAACGGCGCAGCCCTTTTATTCTTTTCCCTACCTTGTTGGACATTTCAGCATTCTCCGCCCGGTAACGAATATAATCTGGGTTCCGATGCAGCGACCCATCAAAGGAAAAATTTCGACATAAGCTTTTCTTTTCCTTTAATTTTTTTAAATTTCCCACTTGGCAGTCTTCCCGATGCTTCCGGATCATATGCGTAAAAAAATTGCAAGTCAAAAAGTCTTGCACAAAAGGAGATTTGTCCGCGCCGGCATATTGACCCGGCATGGGTCAGACAATCAGCTCCAATTCCCCGAGCAGGGATATCAAGGCTTCTCTGGCATGACCGGCCGGGAACCCGTTTATGGAAGCCAGGGCCTCCTTGCAATTATCATTGATCATCTTTCGAATGTATGTCTTGTAACCATTTCGTTTGACTTCCTGCTCCCACAGTTCACGTTCTTTTTTGTTCCAGAAATCTATAGAAAGCATTCTCAGAAGCTTCTCCCGGAAAGCGCTCGTCTCCAGTATATGGATAAGGGGCAAGGTAAAAACCAGGCCTCCCCTTCCCTCCAACAGTCGGCGGCGCGCACTTTTTTCAAACTCCAGCAGATCCGTCTCCAGCTGTCGAGCCAGTCCAAAATAATGTCCATAATAGGCCAGTTGCTCGACCCTGGAAGGGGGGGCACCGCAGCTCCAGCCTCCCAGAGCGCAGGAAAGGGCCAGTGGAGAAGCCGATTTGTGGCTGATCTTGCGCAAATAGGTTTTACGATAGATTGCCACGTCAAAGCCAGCCGCCGTTTCCAGAGCCTTCTCCATGAAAGCCCCCTCCACGTTCCTGCAAATTATTTCGGACATTCCCCTTACGATTTCCGGATTTTCGGCAATGAGGGAGAGTGAAAAACTCAACAAATAGTCACCGCTCAGGAGTTGTCGGTTGTAAATGTTTTCCCTTTTTTTGGTTTCTATCTTCAGGTTGCCTTTCAACAACTCGTGGATATTCAAAGCCAGGCCGAGGGTTTCGAGGGCGGCACCCATGCGATACTGTTCTTTTTTCAAGGGCCCGAAAAGTCTGGCGCAAGCCAGAAACAGCAAAGCGGGCAGGCGTTCATTCTTTAAATAAACCAGTTCCATCAACGAAGGCCTGAGCGCCGAAGGGCAACCCCCTACAACTTCTTTCACACAATGTTCGACTTCCTCCATTTCTTCTTTCAAAACATCAAACAGGTTTCCCAGGGCATCGCTGTTTCTGGTGGGTGTTCCCGATTCTTCCCTCGGTTTAAAGTTGATTATTTTTCCTTCCATAATGGTACGTACCTCTGCAGTTTACTTCAAATTCTATTATGCGGTTAGATAAAATTTTTTATTCGTTTTCTTGTTCAGCAACCCTCCCTGTGTTATAATTTATTAGCCATCACGGGGCGTGGCGCAGTTTGGTAGCGCGCTTGGTTCGGGACCAAGAGGTCGCAGGTTCAAATCCTGTCGCTCCGACCATTGAAAATAAAGAGTTTGCAGGATTACAGGTAAATGGAAAAACTCCGGAAAGCAACGTATGTGGCTTTGCGGGGCAAAAAGGTTGGGGGGAATTTGTCGCTTACGAAGCCTCCAATCCTGAAAAAGGCTACTGTTTGAACACGGAAGCAGAAGGAAAGCATGTGCAATCCAATGCTTCCTTTTTATTCTGGCCATGGAATCCGTCGAACACCATCATTGTGCTGTTTCAGTGATTGTTTCTTCAAGCCTTCCGGATTCAATGAAAAACATGAGACGATCACTTGCCGATAACACAAAAATTGTCGGATCGAGCAAGTATTTATGGTGAGGAGAAGGAAGGTCAAGGGGAATAATAGAAATATGAGCATCAAGATATATTATCTGTGATATAATGTCTTTCGAAGGATCTGAAGAATGGTAACTGAAAACAAAAGCAATGAAATTTTCATCGATGGCAAAAAAGTATACAGCATGAAAAAAAGTTTTTTGAATGCGGTGGCCGGGATAGTTTATTGTGTAAAGACCCAGAGAAACATACCGGTAATTTTCAGCTTTGCCTTGTTGGTTTTGTTGTTTTCATGGTGGTTCAAGATTTCGACGGTGGAGCTGTTATTTGTCCTTACCGCAATTTTCCTGGTGATCATCACCGAAGTCATCAACACTGCCATCGAAAGGGCAATCGATCTTGCCAGCGAGGAGTATCATACACTGGCTCGCATTTCCAAGGATGCGGCCGCCGGGGCAGTCCTGATTGCGGTTATTTATTCGATCCTGTGCGGATTGATAATCTTTCTGCCGAGAGTCATTTCCCTGGTCAGCAGTTTGCTCCAGAAATAGGATGGCGGGGAATAACTGTTGCCGGAATTTATTGTTGAAGGACAACCGTTGTTTTGATATGCAGTGATTGAAAGTGGTTATGGAACTGTGTTGTCAGTTAACAAAAACATCAAAGGAGGATGGTACGATGAGTCTGAAAGGTACAAAGACCGAGAAGAACCTGATGGAAGCTATCATGGGAGAATCAAAAGCGAGAAATATGTACACTTACTATGCTTCCACTGCCAAAAAAGAGGGTATGGAGCAGATAGCGGCAATTTTCCTTGAAACCGCTGAAAATGAAAAAGAA from the Bacillota bacterium genome contains:
- a CDS encoding diacylglycerol kinase family protein; this encodes MKKSFLNAVAGIVYCVKTQRNIPVIFSFALLVLLFSWWFKISTVELLFVLTAIFLVIITEVINTAIERAIDLASEEYHTLARISKDAAAGAVLIAVIYSILCGLIIFLPRVISLVSSLLQK
- a CDS encoding helix-turn-helix transcriptional regulator codes for the protein MSNKVGKRIKGLRRLKGFTQQELAEKIDISVTMLSHIERGLRKPEPRILELIVAVLEVPSEELFFLPDGETK